In Chroicocephalus ridibundus chromosome 12, bChrRid1.1, whole genome shotgun sequence, a single genomic region encodes these proteins:
- the LOC134522531 gene encoding uncharacterized protein LOC134522531 isoform X2 produces the protein MFLPEGADEGEPSEEGIQGGPPAGSCLRQGLTSPCGEEGSFRAIMDRAHHLHAVLGAWCLHRLPHSSDEESYSDLYRRVCEGLSDSSKVIAFGFKGVSPRHRHVSPSVGTAFSTQLFPGGLCHHCPRHR, from the exons ATG TTCCTGCCTGAGGGAGCTGATGAAGGTGAACCATCTGAGGAGGGAATCCAAGGGGGTCCtcccgcaggcagctgcctccgaCAAGGACTGACCAGTCCCTGCGGCGAGGAAGGATCCTTTAGAGCCATCATGGACAGAGCCCACCACCTGCACGCGGTGCTGGGAGCTTGGTGCCTGCATCGGCTGCCTCACTCCAGT GATGAAGAGTCCTACAGTGACCTGTACCGGAGGGTCTGCGAGGGGCTCAGCGACTCCTCCAAGGTTATTGCCTTCGGCTTCAAGGGAGTGTCCCCCCGTCATCGCCATGTTTCCCCCTCAGTGGGGACTGCCTTCTCTACACAGCTATTTCCTGGGGGCCTTTGCCATCACTGTCCACGTCACAG gtga